A stretch of the Nicotiana tabacum cultivar K326 chromosome 6, ASM71507v2, whole genome shotgun sequence genome encodes the following:
- the LOC107760475 gene encoding uncharacterized protein LOC107760475, with translation MSLSIVERSLFKDKDGGSTVIKHRFLGFLIWQALQSTAVFFLSKTLLLSLFTPTPFKPSFLSLFAFIVFHFSLLIFSTSLFIISSPRPHRAASPLELLLGSVKLILVPISSSQPLLSSDFRLRARVSLSYVLFVAVSAVSTSLSMISLCWSCGAFDQVKTRRLVIGKLGFWGLQLGMFYAVHYVYKKRWVLQFPIIQRPPFFSFKMGLPLAVGKALKLSAVGYVFSALLAVFLPYEFKGQLPVGNFITEQIIFYIGSFVVILCWELSHHLHQVLHTKRSVFAPPKGSAAAETNPSEPLLAALEESTPKSLLQYLAYLDLCMACESNVDPWRRAAFFEESGETYKRVISVCLTPVEQFTRNISEVLESSPVDNSLQLSHQLRSPNEQLADSKIYESFDDFQLLAWCARIVASLTVHSHKEDRFGVAQLSGSNAAVLSTLLSSLLVVETLMGKKTNLPSSNSVMDPAGIKWATLNSGRRDSAAGVAGKRKGSPFYAKAYSMADILRTSIYCIVSAFYDEMSHGAKAGLLEKDWIISSKPLYGTRELLSQKLRLFLDYQAT, from the exons ATGTCTTTATCCATAGTGGAGCGATCACTCTTCAAAGACAAAGACGGCGGCTCCACCGTCATCAAACACCGGTTCCTAGGGTTCCTAATCTGGCAAGCACTTCAATCCACCGCCGTCTTCTTCCTTTCCAAAACTCTACTCCTTTCTCTCTTCACTCCAACCCCTTTCAAACCCTCATTCCTCAGTCTCTTCGCTTTCATAGTTTTCCACTTCTCTCTTCTCATCTTTTCCACTTCCCTTTTCATTATCTCCTCTCCTCGGCCTCATCGCGCTGCTTCTCCTTTGGAGCTTTTGCTCGGCTCAGTTAAGCTGATATTGGTTCCTATTTCTAGTTCCCAGCCGCTACTCTCCTCCGATTTCCGGCTCCGCGCCAGGGTTTCCCTTAGCTACGTGCTATTCGTGGCGGTGTCTGCCGTATCGACTTCTTTGTCTATGATTAGTTTGTGCTGGAGCTGTGGTGCTTTCGATCAAGTGAAGACTAGGCGGCTGGTTATTGGAAAGTTAGGGTTTTGGGGTTTGCAGCTTGGAATGTTTTACGCGGTCCACTATGTGTATAAGAAACGCTGGGTTTTGCAGTTCCCGATTATCCAG CGTCCTCCCTTTTTCAGCTTTAAGATGGGGCTACCTTTAGCTGTTGGAAAAGCTCTCAAGCTTTCAGCTGTTGGTTATGTCTTTTCAGCTCTCCTTGCGGTTTTTCTACCTTACGAGTTTAAGGGTCAACTTCCTGTAGGAAACTTTATTACTGAGCAGATTATCTTTTACATCGGAAGTTTTGTGGTGATTCTCTGCTGGGAATTATCTCATCATTTACACCAA GTGTTGCATACAAAGCGGTCTGTCTTTGCCCCTCCAAAAGGTTCTGCAGCTGCCGAGACAAATCCAAGTGAACCGCTTCTTGCCGCATTGGAGGAGAGCACACCAAAATCTCTTCTGCAGTATCTTGCTTACCTTGATCTTTGCATGGCATGCGAGAGTAATGTTGACCCTTGGCGCCGAGCTGCCTTCTTTGAGGAAAGTGGTGAGACATACAAAAGAGTAATTTCTGTATGCTTGACCCCTGTTGAACAGTTCACGAGAAACATAAGTGAAGTTTTGGAGAGCTCTCCAGTTGATAACTCCTTGCAACTGTCTCATCAGTTGCGTTCGCCAAATGAACAGCTTGCTGATTCAAAGATTTATGAATCATTTGATGACTTTCAG CTACTAGCCTGGTGTGCTCGCATTGTGGCATCACTGACCGTGCATTCACACAAGGAGGATAGGTTTGGCGTTGCTCAACTTTCTGGGAGCAATGCGGCTGTTCTCTCAACTTTATTGTCCAGTTTATTGGTTGTTGAAACTCTAATGGGCAAGAAAACCAACTTACCATCATCGAATTCTGTAATGGATCCTGCTGGTATTAAGTGGGCTACATTAAACTCAGGAAGGAGAGATTCAGCTGCAGGTGTTgcaggaaaaagaaaaggatccCCTTTTTATGCAAAAGCTTATTCGATGGCTGATATCCTGAGGACTTCCATCTACTGTATTGTCTCTGCTTTCTACGATGAGATGTCGCATGGTGCCAAGGCAGGGCTGCTCGAGAAGGATTGGATAATCAGTAGTAAACCGCTGTATGGAACTCGTGAGCTCCTTTCACAGAAATTGAGGCTGTTCCTGGACTACCAAGCTACCTAG
- the LOC107760474 gene encoding putative receptor-like protein kinase At3g47110, translating to MELPTMSFSLRTFLTIHAVILVLQLTFLFFTVYAAAAALSNETDKLALIGFKSQITEDPSGVVASWNESVDFCRWAGVRCSLRHERVISLNLQGQRLAGTISPHLGNLSFLNSLDLSENSLHGQIPQELSRLFRIQKLNLSFNLLGGGIPVNISHCVKLKSLILERNFLVGQIPSDVGSLTKLVQLYLRNNNLTGTIPASIGNLTSLQQLHLSYNNLAGQVPASIARLTKLREIGVAVNRLSGEFPATLYNLSFLELISISYNNFVGNLRFDIGNLFPNLQILHLAQNHFIGSIPSSLANATKLLQLDIPQNNFTGTVPSSFSNLRNLLWLNVFGNSLGNGAPDDLNFIDHLTNCSNLQFLHIGLNQFGGILPNSIVNLSSHLTRLIITGNQIRGTIPKDISNLVSLDLLYLGYNRLTGSIPDSVGNLPNLGNIGLDSNSLTGVIPPSIGNLTKLLYLYLSYNKLEGTIPPTLGNCKQLQYILLYKNNLSGAIPQQLATLSSLILVNVSYNSFTGHLPTDIGNWSRLISLDLSHNSFSSIIPPSLGNCLDLLEIQMQRNSLQGTIPNLGGLKNLQLLDLSLNNLSGSIPHSMGTLTSLIYLNLSFNNLEGNVPVTGPFSNLSALVLVGNRKLCGGIQELNLPPCAVQEPQRTRKKHVLALKFILVIVFVASFSILLPVIVFLYRRRSSKDQIDDRSTSGNFTKISYQQLLKATGGFSSENLIGSGGFGTVYKGTLGPNGMVVAVKVLNLQQEGASKSFIAECQALRNIRHRNLIKVITACSSADFKGNEFKALVYQYMPNGSLEEWLHPEVETPKDSLTILQRINIVTDVASALHYLHHQCQTSIGHCDIKPSNVLLDEDLTAHLGDFGLVRLLPGLDTEANLNQFSSLGVKGTIGYAAPEYGTGGKVSILGDMYSFGILILEIFTGRRPTDTLFQESSSLYHFVKTALPERVMEILDKTTLNGDIKGKTTNGEEYWANLERRQIECLVDILEIGVACSAESPRDRLTMRQVYSQLAQIKDKFLVTENR from the exons ATGGAACTTCCCACAATGAGTTTTAGCTTGCGCACTTTCTTAACTATCCATGCTGTCATTCTTGTGTTGCAActcactttccttttctttacagTATATGCTGCAGCTGCAGCACTTAGTAATGAGACTGATAAACTTGCCTTAATTGGCTTCAAGTCCCAAATAACTGAAGATCCATCCGGAGTTGTAGCCTCGTGGAATGAATCTGTCGACTTCTGTCGGTGGGCTGGAGTAAGATGTAGCCTTAGACATGAAAGAGTCATCAGTTTGAATCTCCAAGGTCAGAGATTGGCAGGTACAATCTCACCTCATCTTGGAAACCTCTCTTTCCTCAATTCCCTTGACCTTTCAGAAAATTCGTTACACGGTCAAATTCCTCAAGAACTCAGCAGGTTATTTAGGATTCAAAAGTTGAATCTGAGTTTCAACTTACTAGGAGGGGGAATTCCAGTTAATATTTCGCATTGTGTTAAACTCAAGAGCCTCATCTTAGAACGCAACTTTCTCGTAGGACAGATTCCTTCTGATGTTGGATCACTAACAAAGCTAGTGCAACTTTATCTCAGAAATAACAATCTAACAGGAACAATTCCCGCTTCTATTGGGAATCTAACATCTTTACAACAGCTGCACTTATCATATAACAATTTAGCAGGACAAGTGCCTGCTTCTATTGCTAGATTGACCAAATTGAGAGAGATTGGAGTAGCAGTAAATAGACTATCAGGGGAGTTTCCTGCTACATTGTATAATTTGTCCTTTCTTGAATTAATATCAATTTCTTACAACAACTTTGTTGGTAATCTCAGATTCGATATAGGCAACTTGTTCCCTAATCTTCAGATACTTCATTTAGCGCAGAATCACTTCATTGGTTCCATTCCATCCTCTTTAGCCAATGCTACAAAACTGCTGCAGCTTGATATTCCTCAAAATAATTTCACTGGAACCGTACCATCAAGTTTTAGTAACCTACGAAATCTGCTGTGGCTCAATGTTTTTGGTAATTCTCTTGGAAATGGTGCACCTGATGACCTCAACTTCATAGATCATCTAACCAATTGCAGCAACCTTCAATTCCTACATATCGGACTAAATCAGTTTGGAGGTATTCTTCCCAACTCCATAGTGAACCTGTCTAGCCATTTGACAAGGCTAATTATAACGGGAAATCAGATCCGAGGAACCATACCTAAAGACATCTCAAACTTGGTGAGCTTGGATTTACTCTACTTGGGTTACAACCGTCTAACAGGCAGCATTCCAGATTCTGTTGGCAACCTACCAAACTTGGGAAATATCGGTTTGGATTCAAATTCTTTGACAGGGGTGATTCCTCCTTCTATAGGCAACCTTACTAAACTTTTATATCTTTATTTGTCATATAACAAGCTAGAAGGAACCATACCTCCAACTCTAGGAAACTGCAAGCAGTTGCAATATATCCTGCTTTACAAAAACAATCTGAGTGGAGCTATACCCCAGCAACTCGCGACTCTTTCATCTCTCATACTAGTTAACGTGTCTTATAACTCCTTTACTGGTCACCTCCCAACCGATATAGGAAATTGGAGCCGTCTTATTTCTCTTGATCTTTCTCATAACAGCTTTTCCAGTATAATTCCACCATCCCTCGGAAACTGCTTGGATTTGCTGGAAATCCAAATGCAGAGAAACTCCCTCCAAGGAACCATTCCTAATTTAGGCGGCTTGAAGAATCTACAGTTATTAGATCTTTCCTTGAACAACCTATCCGGGTCCATTCCTCATTCCATGGGAACTCTTACTTCCTTAATCTACTTGAACCTGTCATTTAACAATCTAGAGGGTAATGTTCCTGTTACTGGACCATTTTCCAACTTAAGTGCTCTGGTATTAGTTGGGAACCGCAAGCTTTGTGGTGGGATTCAAGAACTGAATTTACCACCATGTGCTGTTCAAGAACCCCAGAGAACACGAAAGAAGCATGTACTTGCCCTCAAGTTTATTTTGGTCATTGTATTTGTTGCTTCGTTCTCAATCCTGCTGCCGGTTATTGTGTTCCTTTATCGGAGAAGAAGTTCGAAAGATCAAATAGATGATAGATCTACATCTGGAAACTTCACCAAAATTTCTTATCAGCAGCTCCTCAAAGCAACTGGTGGATTTTCTTCTGAAAATTTAATTGGCTCTGGAGGTTTCGGGACTGTTTACAAGGGAACTCTAGGCCCTAACGGAATGGTTGTTGCTGTCAAGGTACTCAATCTCCAGCAGGAAGGAGCTTCAAAAAGCTTCATAGCAGAATGCCAAGCATTGAGAAACATTAGGCACCGGAACCTTATCAAGGTCATCACAGCTTGCTCAAGTGCTGATTTCAAAGGAAATGAGTTTAAAGCTTTGGTATATCAGTACATGCcaaatgggagcttggaggagtgGTTACATCCAGAAGTGGAGACACCAAAGGATAGCTTGACCATTCTTCAAAGAATAAATATCGTAACTGACGTGGCTTCTGCCCTTCACTATCTTCATCATCAGTGCCAAACTTCGATAGGTCATTGCGATATAAAGCCATCAAATGTTCTTCTTGATGAAGATCTCACAGCTCATCTTGGCGACTTCGGTTTGGTGAGACTCCTTCCTGGACTTGATACTGAAGCTAATCTTAATCAGTTTAGCTCACTTGGAGTAAAAGGAACCATTGGCTATGCAGCTCCAG AATATGGCACAGGTGGCAAGGTCTCCATTTTAGGAGATATGTATAGTTTTGGAATTCTAATATTGGAGATATTCACTGGAAGAAGACCCACAGACACTTTGTTCCAAGAGAGCTCTAGCCTCTACCACTTTGTGAAAACAGCGTTACCGGAGAGAGTTATGGAGATTCTAGACAAAACAACTCTAAATGGTGACATAAAGGGGAAAACAACCAATGGAGAAGAATATTGGGCTAATTTGGAAAGACGTCAGATTGAATGCTTGGTTGATATACTTGAGATTGGAGTTGCATGTTCAGCTGAATCCCCAAGAGATAGATTGACAATGAGGCAAGTTTACAGTCAGTTGGCACAGATCAAAGACAAATTTCTGGTAACGGAAAACAGATGA